A genome region from Strigops habroptila isolate Jane unplaced genomic scaffold, bStrHab1.2.pri NW_022045602.1_ctg1, whole genome shotgun sequence includes the following:
- the ZNHIT1 gene encoding zinc finger HIT domain-containing protein 1, translating into LRVHFGSILSHFGSVLSHFWSISTSLGPLWSILGHCGSILSHFGSISTSLGPFWAVFAPFSAHFPCVPPPPQNLSASEGPNYVSACAGPSRRPQRHFCSVCGFPSAYTCVSCGARFCCTRCLGTHHDTRCLKWTV; encoded by the exons CTCCGGGTCCACTTTGGGTCCATTTTGAGCCACTTTGGGTCCGTTTTGAGCCACTTTTGGTCCATTTCGACCTCTCTGGGTCCACTTTGGTCCATTCTGGGCCACTGTGGGTCCATTTTGAGCCACTTTGGGTCCATTTCGACCTCTCTGGGTCCATTTTGGGCTGTTTTTGCGCCATTTTCAGCCCATTTCCcttgtgtccccccccccccccagaaccTGAGCGCCTCCGAGGGCCCCAACTACGTGTCCGCCTGCGCGGGCCCCTCGCGCCGGCCCCAGCGCCACTTCTGCAGCGTCTGCGGCTTCCCCTCGGCCTACACGTGTGTGAGCTGCGGCGCCCGCTTCTGCTGCACGCGGTGCCTGGGCACGCACCACGACACGCG CTGCCTCAAGTGGACGGTGTGA